One stretch of Sphingomonas sp. HF-S4 DNA includes these proteins:
- a CDS encoding J domain-containing protein, with protein MADPYATLGVARGATEADIKKAYRKLAKELHPDRNKDNPKASEKFSQVTSAYDLLSDKDKRARFDRGEIDGDGNPAAPFGFGGQQGGFRPGSGGGFDFGGESSDIGDIFEGLFGGGARRGGSGFSGGFGGFGRKAAAKGANVAYRLAVAFEDAASLAPQRITLRDGKTIDLKLPAGVETGTQMRLAGKGEEGPGGFGDAIVTIDVQPHRFFVREGDDIRLDLPVSLSEAVLGADVRVPTPDGAVMLKVPKGSTSGKVLRLKGRGFHKKPSGRGDLLVTLMVDLPVDDDALVEFVQGWQDKGNPRGRMGV; from the coding sequence GTGGCCGATCCTTATGCAACTCTTGGCGTGGCACGGGGCGCGACGGAGGCCGATATCAAGAAGGCCTATCGCAAGCTCGCCAAGGAGCTGCACCCCGACCGCAACAAGGACAATCCCAAGGCGTCCGAGAAGTTCAGCCAGGTCACGTCGGCGTACGACCTGCTGAGCGACAAGGACAAGCGCGCGCGCTTCGATCGCGGCGAGATCGACGGCGACGGCAATCCCGCCGCGCCCTTCGGTTTCGGCGGGCAGCAAGGCGGGTTCCGCCCCGGCAGCGGCGGCGGCTTCGACTTCGGCGGCGAATCGAGCGACATCGGCGACATCTTCGAGGGGTTGTTTGGCGGCGGCGCGCGGCGCGGCGGCAGTGGGTTCAGCGGCGGCTTCGGTGGATTCGGGCGCAAGGCAGCGGCGAAGGGCGCGAACGTCGCCTATCGCCTCGCCGTCGCCTTCGAGGATGCAGCCTCGCTCGCACCCCAACGGATCACGCTGCGCGACGGCAAGACGATCGACTTGAAGCTCCCCGCAGGCGTCGAGACCGGCACCCAGATGCGGCTTGCCGGCAAGGGCGAGGAAGGCCCGGGCGGGTTCGGCGACGCGATCGTCACGATCGACGTCCAGCCGCACCGCTTCTTCGTCCGCGAGGGCGACGATATCCGGCTCGACTTGCCGGTGAGCCTGTCCGAGGCGGTACTCGGCGCCGACGTCCGCGTGCCGACGCCCGACGGCGCGGTGATGCTCAAGGTTCCCAAGGGATCGACTTCGGGCAAGGTGCTCCGCCTCAAGGGCCGCGGCTTCCACAAGAAGCCGAGCGGGCGCGGCGACCTGCTCGTTACGCTGATGGTCGACCTGCCCGTCGATGACGATGCACTGGTCGAGTTCGTGCAGGGCTGGCAGGACAAGGGGAACCCGCGGGGCCGCATGGGCGTCTGA
- the fabI gene encoding enoyl-ACP reductase FabI, with protein sequence MTGLMQGKRGLIMGLANDRSLAWGIAQKLREQGAELAFSYQGEALEKRVRPLAEQLGSDFLIDCDVSDMAELDKTFATLAERWPAIDFVVHAIGFSDKNELRGGYVDTSLDNFLMTMNISVYSFVAVAQRASKMMPNGGSLLTLSYYGAEKVIPHYNVMGVAKAALETSVQYLAVDLGRDNIRVNAISAGPIKTLAASGIGDFRLILKWNELNSPLKRNVTIEDVGGAGLYLLSDLASGVTGETHHVDAGYNVIGMKAEDAPDIALA encoded by the coding sequence GTGACGGGATTGATGCAGGGCAAGCGCGGGTTGATCATGGGCCTGGCGAACGATCGTTCGCTGGCATGGGGGATCGCCCAGAAGCTGCGCGAACAGGGCGCGGAACTCGCGTTCAGCTATCAGGGGGAAGCGCTCGAGAAGCGCGTGCGGCCGCTGGCCGAGCAACTCGGCAGCGATTTCCTGATCGATTGCGACGTCTCGGACATGGCCGAGCTCGACAAGACCTTCGCGACGCTGGCCGAGCGCTGGCCGGCGATCGACTTCGTCGTTCATGCGATCGGCTTTTCGGACAAGAACGAGCTGCGCGGCGGCTATGTCGATACCAGCCTCGACAATTTCCTGATGACGATGAACATCAGCGTCTATTCGTTCGTCGCAGTGGCGCAGCGCGCATCGAAGATGATGCCGAACGGCGGATCGCTGCTGACGCTCAGCTACTACGGCGCCGAGAAGGTGATCCCGCACTACAATGTGATGGGCGTCGCCAAGGCCGCGCTCGAGACCAGCGTCCAGTATCTCGCGGTCGATCTGGGCCGCGACAATATCCGCGTCAATGCGATCTCGGCGGGACCGATCAAGACGCTCGCCGCTTCGGGCATCGGCGACTTCCGCCTGATCCTCAAGTGGAACGAGCTCAATTCGCCGCTCAAGCGCAACGTGACGATCGAGGATGTCGGCGGCGCCGGCCTCTATCTGCTCAGCGACCTGGCGAGCGGCGTCACCGGCGAGACCCACCATGTCGATGCGGGCTACAACGTCATCGGGATGAAGGCCGAGGATGCGCCGGATATCGCATTGGCGTGA
- a CDS encoding YihY/virulence factor BrkB family protein has protein sequence MNTGETDADEAKPGLGARIQGLLGKIGAGPRFFYVVKRVVVDTFNEGFTYAGNLAYLSLVTLFPFVIVAAAIAQLVGRSSEGIRTLEAFLQTVPPDVADVLRKPASDVLQARTGNLLWFGAIVGLWTTAGFIETLRGILRQAYGVSSSTPFWRYRLGSIGMIVASVILAMAAFSFQVILTGVEQFLYKLLPWASNAQTIVAFTKFAPALALFGALYILFYSLTPSRFRKGKCPKWPGAAFTTIWWLSVTSLLPLMLSNLGGYDLTYGSLAGVMIALIFFYLVGLGMVAGAELNAALAETPPNGVEGAPQKEEVAS, from the coding sequence GTGAACACAGGGGAAACAGACGCCGACGAGGCGAAGCCGGGACTGGGCGCCCGCATCCAGGGCCTGCTCGGCAAGATCGGCGCGGGCCCGCGCTTTTTCTACGTCGTCAAGCGCGTGGTGGTGGATACCTTCAACGAGGGGTTCACCTATGCCGGCAACCTCGCCTATCTCTCGCTGGTCACGCTTTTCCCCTTCGTGATCGTAGCCGCGGCGATCGCGCAACTTGTCGGACGCAGTAGCGAAGGCATCCGCACGCTCGAGGCGTTCCTCCAGACCGTGCCCCCCGATGTTGCCGACGTGCTCCGCAAGCCTGCGTCGGACGTGCTCCAGGCGCGCACCGGCAACCTGCTGTGGTTCGGCGCGATCGTGGGGCTGTGGACCACCGCGGGTTTCATCGAGACGCTGCGCGGCATCCTGCGCCAGGCCTATGGCGTGAGTTCGAGCACGCCCTTCTGGCGTTATCGGCTGGGGTCGATCGGGATGATCGTCGCGTCGGTGATCCTGGCGATGGCGGCGTTCAGCTTCCAGGTGATCCTGACCGGCGTCGAGCAGTTCCTCTACAAGTTGCTGCCCTGGGCATCGAACGCGCAGACGATCGTCGCCTTCACCAAGTTCGCGCCGGCGCTCGCGCTGTTCGGGGCGCTCTACATCCTGTTCTATTCGCTCACCCCCAGCCGGTTCCGCAAGGGGAAATGCCCCAAATGGCCGGGCGCAGCCTTCACGACGATCTGGTGGCTTTCGGTCACGTCGCTGCTGCCGCTGATGCTGAGCAACCTGGGTGGCTACGACCTTACCTATGGCAGCCTTGCCGGCGTGATGATCGCGCTTATCTTCTTCTACCTGGTCGGCCTGGGCATGGTTGCGGGGGCCGAGCTTAACGCCGCGCTAGCCGAAACGCCTCCGAACGGAGTAGAGGGGGCGCCGCAAAAGGAGGAAGTGGCGTCGTGA
- the ku gene encoding non-homologous end joining protein Ku: protein MAARAYWQGQIRLALVSIPVEIYSATKSGAQISFHQIHEPSGKRIKYEKTAPGIGPVDVDEIVKGYEVEKGEYVLLEQDEIDAVKLESKKTLELTQFVDADEIDVLYYEKPYFVVPADDLAEEAFIVLREALRRSRKVGLGQLAMRGREYVVSLKPCGRGMVLETLRYADEVNKAQGYFRDIPDSEPDPELLGLAETLIDKKVAKFNPQGFHDRYVDALKELIERKKKAKGKKIIEDKDDAAHSRGSNVVDLMAALKKSLEKPGAKSGAAMKTKPAKAPAKTAAKAATAKKAPARKRA from the coding sequence ATGGCCGCGCGCGCTTACTGGCAGGGACAGATCCGCCTCGCGCTGGTTTCGATTCCCGTCGAGATCTATTCCGCGACCAAATCGGGCGCGCAGATCAGCTTCCACCAGATCCACGAGCCCTCGGGCAAGCGGATCAAGTACGAGAAGACCGCGCCGGGCATCGGGCCGGTCGATGTCGACGAGATCGTCAAGGGCTATGAGGTCGAGAAGGGCGAGTACGTCCTGCTCGAACAGGACGAGATCGATGCGGTGAAGCTCGAATCGAAAAAGACGCTCGAGCTCACCCAATTCGTCGACGCCGACGAGATCGACGTACTCTATTACGAAAAGCCGTACTTCGTGGTCCCCGCCGACGATCTCGCCGAGGAAGCGTTCATCGTGCTGCGCGAGGCGCTCCGCCGCTCGCGGAAGGTGGGCCTGGGCCAGCTCGCGATGCGCGGCCGCGAATATGTGGTGAGCTTGAAGCCGTGCGGGCGCGGTATGGTATTGGAAACATTGCGTTATGCCGACGAAGTCAACAAGGCGCAGGGCTATTTCCGCGACATTCCCGATAGCGAACCCGATCCCGAACTTCTCGGCCTCGCCGAAACGCTGATCGACAAGAAGGTCGCCAAGTTCAATCCGCAGGGATTCCACGATCGCTATGTCGATGCGCTGAAGGAACTCATCGAGCGCAAGAAGAAGGCCAAGGGCAAGAAGATCATCGAGGACAAGGACGATGCCGCCCACAGCCGCGGTTCGAACGTCGTCGACCTGATGGCCGCGCTCAAGAAGTCGCTGGAGAAGCCCGGTGCGAAGTCAGGCGCGGCGATGAAGACCAAGCCCGCCAAGGCGCCGGCCAAGACTGCAGCGAAGGCGGCAACAGCGAAGAAGGCGCCGGCGCGCAAGCGAGCCTGA
- a CDS encoding M28 family peptidase — protein MTVSKRAGWWGVVLSLMLLALWAIRPIGVSPPRHLDTEFNTERAVGRLAAILGDQRPHPTDSDANDALEARLLAQIRAAGFTPEIRQGFHCNDIRAGAAICARPRNIVFWITPPGDDAVMLTAHHDSVPAGPGAADDGIGVAVALEVAHLLKARPLGRPVLVLLTDAEEAGLVGAAMFAARDPLARRIGAVVNLEARGTTGAANMFQTSRPNGNDIAALRVGGVVPAANSLASDLYSILPNDTDLTMLLPLKVDAANFAIIGAGTRYHTPLDNLANLDRRSVRQMGAEALAAVTGFASLAGGSKAAEGQSIFVNIGPWFFFVLPSGVALALLVVGLGSAILVYARTGGGGAVKAALAPPLALLLGTGLAVLLGMLVAAIRPEAAFGTGWPIALRLMYGAAALGGAGLVLDWLRVPSATRLAASAWIWLTALVLAAFAFLPGLAVIASGPALFVLAAAIASLVVPRVVPWLFGAAALAFALVMLPIAGGFEDGLFVEQAAPIAALLIFLLLFAMPGASGLRAPLACGAVLAAALAAALLVPAYTNDAPRHLNVVHQDDMQGASFRIYDNGPLPPAMQSAARFAPTPDGERDWHALAPRLGDDGRIDVISDTIAGDLRTIVLRAVAPSADRQEFYVAKGEGLRGLTVNGARPQVKGALAYFGCTGRSCRTLDITLSWAAKAPLPAIGWHRTRYGAGEAARALVAARPATAIPVHVGDRQVLVRPVKLER, from the coding sequence ATGACCGTATCGAAGCGTGCAGGCTGGTGGGGCGTGGTGCTGAGCCTGATGCTGCTGGCGCTCTGGGCGATCCGCCCGATCGGGGTGAGCCCGCCGCGACACCTCGATACCGAATTCAATACCGAACGCGCGGTCGGCCGGCTCGCGGCGATCCTAGGCGACCAGCGCCCGCACCCGACCGACAGCGACGCCAACGACGCTCTCGAGGCGCGGCTGCTCGCGCAGATTCGCGCGGCCGGGTTCACGCCGGAGATTCGCCAGGGCTTCCACTGCAACGACATCCGCGCCGGCGCGGCGATCTGCGCGCGGCCGCGCAATATCGTCTTCTGGATCACCCCGCCTGGCGACGATGCCGTGATGCTGACCGCTCACCACGATTCGGTCCCCGCCGGTCCGGGCGCCGCCGACGACGGGATCGGCGTCGCGGTCGCGCTCGAAGTCGCGCACCTGCTCAAGGCCAGGCCGCTCGGGCGTCCGGTGCTGGTGCTGCTCACCGATGCCGAGGAGGCGGGACTGGTCGGCGCGGCGATGTTCGCGGCGCGCGATCCGCTGGCCAGGCGGATCGGCGCGGTGGTCAATCTGGAGGCGCGCGGCACCACCGGCGCGGCCAACATGTTCCAGACCAGCCGTCCCAACGGCAACGACATCGCCGCGCTGCGTGTCGGCGGGGTCGTCCCCGCGGCGAATTCGCTGGCATCGGACCTCTACAGCATCCTGCCCAACGACACCGACCTGACGATGCTGCTGCCCTTGAAGGTCGATGCGGCCAACTTCGCGATCATCGGGGCAGGGACGCGCTATCACACCCCGCTCGACAATCTCGCGAACCTCGATCGGCGCTCGGTCCGCCAGATGGGCGCCGAGGCGCTTGCCGCAGTCACCGGGTTCGCCAGCCTCGCGGGCGGTAGCAAGGCGGCGGAGGGCCAGAGCATCTTCGTCAATATCGGGCCGTGGTTCTTCTTCGTGCTGCCGAGCGGCGTCGCACTGGCGCTGCTCGTGGTCGGGCTCGGATCGGCGATCCTCGTCTATGCGCGCACCGGCGGCGGTGGCGCGGTCAAGGCGGCGCTGGCGCCGCCGCTGGCGCTCCTGCTCGGCACTGGGCTGGCGGTGCTGCTCGGGATGCTCGTCGCGGCGATCCGGCCCGAGGCGGCGTTCGGCACCGGCTGGCCGATCGCGCTTCGGCTGATGTACGGCGCGGCGGCGCTGGGCGGGGCCGGGCTGGTGCTCGACTGGCTGCGCGTGCCGAGCGCCACACGGCTGGCGGCATCGGCGTGGATCTGGCTCACCGCGCTGGTCCTCGCGGCGTTCGCCTTCCTGCCCGGTCTCGCGGTGATCGCGTCGGGGCCGGCGCTGTTCGTGCTTGCTGCGGCGATCGCATCGCTGGTCGTGCCGCGCGTGGTGCCGTGGCTGTTCGGCGCGGCGGCGCTGGCCTTCGCGCTGGTGATGCTGCCGATCGCCGGCGGGTTCGAGGACGGGCTGTTCGTCGAGCAGGCTGCGCCGATCGCTGCGCTGCTGATCTTCCTGCTGCTGTTCGCGATGCCGGGCGCGAGCGGGCTGCGGGCGCCGCTGGCGTGCGGCGCGGTGCTCGCGGCGGCGCTGGCTGCGGCGCTGCTCGTGCCCGCCTACACCAACGACGCGCCGCGCCACCTCAACGTGGTGCATCAGGACGATATGCAGGGCGCCAGCTTCCGCATCTACGACAATGGCCCGCTGCCCCCGGCGATGCAGTCCGCCGCGCGCTTCGCTCCGACGCCCGATGGCGAGCGCGACTGGCACGCCCTCGCGCCGCGGCTGGGCGATGACGGGCGAATCGACGTGATTTCCGATACCATTGCCGGCGATCTGCGGACGATCGTGCTGCGCGCTGTCGCACCCAGCGCCGACCGCCAGGAATTCTATGTCGCCAAGGGCGAGGGGCTCCGCGGCCTCACCGTCAACGGCGCGCGGCCGCAGGTGAAGGGTGCGCTCGCTTATTTCGGCTGCACCGGCAGATCGTGCCGCACGCTCGACATCACCCTGAGCTGGGCGGCCAAGGCGCCGCTGCCGGCGATCGGCTGGCACCGCACGCGCTACGGGGCAGGCGAGGCGGCGCGCGCATTGGTCGCGGCGCGGCCCGCCACCGCGATACCGGTGCATGTCGGCGATCGGCAGGTGCTGGTGCGCCCGGTCAAGCTGGAGCGCTGA
- a CDS encoding GNAT family N-acetyltransferase: MTIAIRPATGGDVAAIDALLRKAFPDAGEAMLVQRLCIDGDMVLTLVADDEETGSLAGVIVYSRMAVEIAGKPIAAVALAPLAVDAGQRGQGVAEALVRASLAQLEGAGAMLVFVLGDPAYYERFGFSADWARGFASPYAGDYLLALPLQGGAMPCGARGAATHASAFAQLGGDL, translated from the coding sequence GTGACCATCGCGATCCGCCCCGCGACCGGCGGGGACGTGGCGGCGATCGATGCGTTGCTGCGAAAGGCCTTTCCCGATGCCGGCGAGGCGATGCTGGTCCAGCGGCTGTGCATCGACGGCGACATGGTGCTCACGCTCGTCGCCGATGACGAGGAGACCGGCAGCCTTGCCGGGGTGATCGTCTATAGCCGGATGGCCGTGGAGATCGCGGGCAAGCCGATCGCCGCGGTGGCACTGGCGCCGCTCGCGGTCGATGCCGGCCAGCGCGGGCAGGGCGTCGCCGAGGCGCTGGTGCGCGCCAGCCTGGCACAGCTTGAGGGCGCCGGGGCGATGCTGGTCTTCGTGCTCGGCGATCCGGCCTATTACGAGCGCTTCGGCTTTTCGGCCGATTGGGCGCGCGGATTTGCCTCGCCTTATGCGGGCGACTATCTGCTGGCGCTGCCGCTCCAGGGTGGCGCCATGCCGTGCGGCGCGCGCGGTGCCGCGACGCACGCAAGCGCGTTCGCACAACTGGGCGGGGACCTTTGA
- a CDS encoding transglutaminase family protein — protein sequence MLYQIRHVTRFDYAEPVGFARNNLRLKPIHWSGQQLIEHALVLEPEGRVSPARAEAGLANVVRLVVEAPARSLTIESRARVRVERQVPIPAPDDPTLAEVAERARASRDASPASPAAYLFPSPLIPLDRDIAAWCAQELAPDRGVLDAAIALALRIQREFAFDPAATLVDTPPREAFLKRGGVCQDFAQIMISGLRAAGLPAAYASGYIRTLPPPGQPRLVGADATHAWVLVWGGPDLGWVGVDPTNGIWMAGDHIVVAIGRDYADVAPIDGIVLGWGAQKMHVSVDVEPLETVPV from the coding sequence ATGCTCTACCAGATCCGCCATGTCACGCGCTTCGACTATGCCGAGCCGGTCGGGTTCGCGCGCAACAACCTTCGCCTCAAGCCGATCCACTGGTCGGGGCAGCAACTGATCGAGCATGCCCTGGTGCTCGAGCCCGAGGGCCGCGTCTCCCCTGCCCGCGCCGAGGCCGGGCTCGCCAATGTCGTCCGCCTCGTCGTCGAGGCGCCCGCGCGCAGCCTGACGATCGAAAGCCGCGCGCGCGTGCGGGTCGAACGCCAGGTGCCGATCCCCGCGCCCGACGATCCTACCCTTGCCGAAGTCGCCGAGCGCGCGCGCGCCAGCCGCGATGCCTCGCCGGCGAGCCCGGCCGCCTATCTCTTTCCCTCGCCGCTGATCCCGCTCGATCGCGATATCGCTGCATGGTGCGCGCAGGAACTGGCGCCGGACCGCGGCGTGCTCGACGCAGCGATCGCGCTGGCACTGCGCATCCAGCGCGAATTCGCCTTCGATCCGGCTGCCACCTTGGTCGATACGCCGCCGCGCGAAGCCTTTCTAAAGCGCGGTGGGGTCTGCCAGGATTTCGCCCAGATCATGATCTCCGGCTTGCGCGCCGCCGGGCTGCCCGCGGCCTATGCCTCGGGCTATATCCGCACGTTGCCGCCGCCGGGGCAGCCGCGGCTGGTCGGTGCGGACGCCACGCATGCCTGGGTGCTGGTCTGGGGCGGGCCCGATCTCGGCTGGGTCGGGGTCGACCCCACCAACGGCATCTGGATGGCGGGCGATCACATCGTCGTCGCGATCGGCCGCGACTATGCCGATGTCGCGCCGATCGACGGAATCGTGCTCGGCTGGGGGGCGCAGAAGATGCACGTCTCGGTCGACGTCGAGCCGCTGGAAACCGTGCCGGTCTGA
- a CDS encoding circularly permuted type 2 ATP-grasp protein, translated as MASRAATSLFDAATIADRWIADYCAHVPAGDVLCAGTRDPAWSALFEELAAVSGEGLEPVRERAQRHAEDIGTGFRIVDEGEERPWPLSPVPLLIEHTEWDGIAAGVAQRAELLETILQDLYGESRLVADGHVPAALVTGSPYFLRPLARLTPPGDHHLQFVAVDLCRGPSGEWRVLADHLRAPAGAGYALENRLAIARTLGELQSRLNIERHAPFFAAFREGVAAACRRAEPRIALLTPGRLNPSYAEQAHLARYLGFLLVEGADLAVLDDQLYVRTIAGMKRVDALWHRLDPRLLDPLALDSHSTIGIPGVIDAVAAGNVVIANAPGAGLLEAPAFAAFLPRLAQVLTGEALKLPNIATWWCGQDAERDHVAAHLDSLLIAPAFGIAPLGLPGGKPVLGTALDAEARAALLDDLARRPQDYVGQEIVRLSTMPVVADDVLAPRPFTLRVFAARGRDGRWTVLPGGFARIGEHPDARAAVMGDGIWSADVCIHGSEPVAPVSLLPADDTTQLRRNPGTLPSRVADNLFWLGRYLERGEALLGLIRVLLGHSIGADTGAALPLDTVGRLTRLIVASGAAPEAKGVKRADLTQLARTALEGEDGWYSVRAINRQARLIGEVSRERLSADMIRLLDAPFPQRGVLLDKAGSLQRRYSALNGLASEHMTRTEAWRFHDIGRRIERALGAIRCIRAFGGRDATADDLSTLLDLMDSQISYRQRYLTGMARVPVLDLVTLDPNNPRALAFQVAAISAHLNKLPVLSDDGLAEPQQERAREIAAILVTANATRIDDALLGDLEARLASLSAAVARRYFLHGAEPLRAAGLVLA; from the coding sequence TTGGCCAGCCGCGCCGCGACATCGTTGTTCGACGCCGCGACGATCGCCGATCGTTGGATCGCCGATTATTGCGCGCACGTCCCCGCGGGCGACGTGCTGTGCGCAGGCACGCGCGATCCCGCCTGGTCGGCGCTGTTCGAGGAACTCGCCGCGGTCTCGGGCGAAGGGCTGGAGCCCGTCCGCGAGCGGGCGCAGCGCCATGCCGAGGATATCGGCACCGGCTTCCGCATCGTCGACGAAGGCGAGGAGCGTCCCTGGCCGCTTTCCCCGGTTCCGCTGCTGATCGAGCACACCGAATGGGACGGCATCGCAGCGGGGGTGGCGCAGCGTGCCGAGCTGCTGGAGACGATCCTCCAGGATCTGTACGGCGAGAGCAGGCTGGTCGCCGACGGACACGTCCCCGCCGCGCTGGTCACCGGCAGCCCCTATTTCCTCCGCCCGCTCGCACGGCTGACGCCGCCGGGCGACCATCATCTCCAGTTCGTCGCGGTCGATCTGTGCCGGGGCCCGAGCGGCGAGTGGCGCGTGCTTGCCGATCACCTCCGCGCGCCGGCGGGCGCCGGCTATGCGCTGGAGAACCGGCTGGCGATCGCGCGGACGCTGGGCGAGCTCCAGTCGCGGCTCAACATCGAGCGTCACGCGCCGTTCTTCGCCGCCTTCCGCGAGGGCGTCGCCGCCGCCTGCCGCCGCGCCGAGCCGCGGATCGCGTTGCTCACCCCCGGCCGCCTCAATCCCAGCTATGCCGAGCAGGCGCATCTAGCGCGCTACCTTGGCTTCCTGCTCGTCGAGGGTGCCGATCTCGCGGTGCTCGACGACCAGCTTTATGTCCGCACGATCGCGGGGATGAAGCGGGTCGATGCGCTGTGGCACCGGCTCGATCCGCGGCTGCTCGATCCGCTCGCGCTCGATTCGCATTCGACGATCGGCATCCCCGGCGTGATCGACGCAGTCGCCGCGGGCAATGTCGTCATCGCCAACGCGCCCGGCGCCGGGCTGCTCGAAGCGCCGGCCTTCGCCGCCTTCCTGCCGCGGCTGGCGCAGGTGCTGACCGGCGAGGCGCTCAAGCTCCCCAATATCGCGACGTGGTGGTGCGGGCAGGATGCCGAGCGCGACCATGTCGCCGCGCATCTCGATTCGCTGCTGATCGCGCCGGCGTTCGGCATCGCGCCGCTGGGACTTCCGGGCGGCAAGCCGGTGCTCGGCACCGCGCTCGACGCCGAGGCGCGCGCCGCGCTGCTCGACGACCTGGCACGCCGTCCGCAGGATTATGTCGGGCAGGAGATCGTTCGCCTGTCGACGATGCCGGTGGTCGCCGACGACGTGCTTGCGCCGCGTCCCTTCACGCTGCGGGTGTTCGCGGCGCGCGGCCGCGACGGACGCTGGACCGTGCTTCCCGGCGGGTTCGCACGGATCGGCGAGCATCCCGACGCGCGCGCGGCAGTGATGGGCGACGGCATCTGGTCGGCCGATGTCTGCATCCACGGCTCCGAGCCGGTCGCGCCGGTCTCGCTACTCCCCGCCGACGACACCACCCAGCTGCGCCGCAATCCGGGCACGCTCCCCAGCCGCGTTGCCGACAATCTATTCTGGCTCGGCCGTTATCTCGAACGCGGCGAGGCGCTGCTCGGACTGATCCGCGTGCTGCTCGGCCATTCGATCGGCGCAGATACCGGCGCGGCGCTGCCACTCGATACGGTGGGGCGGCTGACCCGGCTGATCGTCGCGTCGGGCGCGGCGCCCGAAGCGAAGGGAGTCAAGCGCGCCGACCTGACCCAACTCGCGCGCACCGCGCTCGAAGGCGAAGACGGCTGGTACAGCGTCCGCGCGATCAATCGCCAGGCGCGACTGATCGGCGAAGTCTCACGCGAGCGGCTCTCGGCCGACATGATCCGGCTGCTCGACGCGCCCTTCCCGCAACGCGGGGTGCTGCTCGACAAGGCCGGGTCGCTCCAGCGGCGCTATTCGGCGCTCAACGGGCTCGCGAGCGAGCATATGACACGCACCGAGGCGTGGCGCTTCCACGACATTGGCCGGCGAATCGAGCGTGCGCTGGGGGCGATCCGCTGCATCCGCGCGTTCGGCGGGCGCGACGCGACGGCCGACGACCTTTCGACCTTGCTCGACCTGATGGACAGCCAGATCAGCTATCGCCAGCGCTACCTTACGGGCATGGCCCGCGTGCCGGTGCTCGACCTGGTGACGCTCGATCCCAACAATCCGCGCGCGCTCGCTTTCCAGGTCGCGGCGATCTCGGCGCATCTCAACAAGCTGCCGGTGCTTTCCGATGATGGGCTCGCCGAGCCGCAGCAGGAGCGCGCGCGCGAGATCGCAGCGATCCTCGTCACTGCCAATGCGACGCGGATCGACGATGCGCTGCTCGGCGACCTCGAAGCGCGCCTCGCGTCGCTGTCGGCAGCGGTTGCACGGCGCTATTTCCTCCACGGCGCCGAGCCGCTGCGCGCCGCCGGCCTCGTACTGGCCTGA
- the aroC gene encoding chorismate synthase: MSFNTFGRVFRFTTWGESHGPALGVVVDGCPPGLTLSEADIQPFLDKRRPGQSRFTTQRQEPDQVRILSGVFEGRTTGTPISLMIENVDQRSKDYSEVAAAYRPGHADYAYDAKYGFRDYRGGGRSSARETAARVAAGAVARLVIPEVTITGWVEAIGHAPILYSRFDAAEIDRNAFFSPDAEAARRWEALVDEARKAGSSLGATVTCEATGVPAGWGAPLYAKLDSELAAAVMSINAVKGVEIGDGFAAALATGEANADPMRPGSEGPEFLANHAGGIAGGISTGQPVRVRAAFKPTSSILTPVETVDREGNAAEIRTKGRHDPCVGIRGVPVVEAMMALVLADQKLLQRAQRG; encoded by the coding sequence TTGAGCTTCAACACCTTCGGACGCGTGTTCCGCTTCACCACCTGGGGCGAGAGCCATGGGCCTGCGCTGGGCGTGGTGGTCGATGGCTGCCCGCCGGGGCTCACTTTGTCCGAAGCCGATATCCAGCCGTTTCTCGACAAGCGCCGTCCGGGCCAGTCGCGCTTCACCACCCAGCGCCAGGAGCCCGACCAGGTCCGCATCCTCTCGGGCGTGTTCGAAGGACGCACCACCGGCACGCCGATCAGCCTGATGATCGAGAATGTCGACCAGCGCTCGAAGGATTACAGCGAGGTCGCCGCGGCCTATCGCCCCGGCCATGCCGACTATGCCTATGACGCCAAATATGGCTTTCGCGATTATCGCGGCGGCGGGCGCAGCTCGGCGCGCGAGACCGCGGCGCGCGTGGCGGCAGGCGCGGTCGCACGGCTGGTCATCCCCGAAGTGACGATCACCGGCTGGGTCGAGGCGATCGGGCATGCGCCGATCCTCTATTCGCGCTTCGACGCCGCCGAGATCGATCGCAACGCCTTCTTCTCCCCCGACGCCGAGGCAGCCCGGCGCTGGGAGGCTTTGGTCGACGAGGCGCGCAAGGCCGGCTCGTCGCTCGGCGCGACCGTTACCTGCGAGGCAACCGGGGTGCCCGCCGGCTGGGGGGCGCCGCTTTATGCCAAGCTCGACAGCGAGCTCGCTGCGGCGGTCATGTCGATCAACGCCGTAAAGGGCGTCGAGATCGGCGACGGCTTCGCGGCCGCGCTTGCCACCGGCGAGGCCAATGCCGATCCGATGCGGCCGGGCAGCGAGGGCCCGGAGTTCCTCGCCAACCATGCCGGCGGGATCGCGGGGGGGATCTCGACCGGCCAGCCGGTGCGCGTGCGCGCCGCGTTCAAGCCGACCAGCTCGATCCTCACGCCCGTGGAGACGGTCGATCGAGAGGGCAATGCCGCCGAGATCCGCACCAAGGGGCGGCACGATCCATGCGTCGGCATCCGCGGCGTGCCGGTGGTCGAGGCGATGATGGCGCTGGTTTTGGCCGATCAGAAACTATTGCAGCGGGCCCAGCGCGGCTGA